Proteins encoded in a region of the Aythya fuligula isolate bAytFul2 chromosome 13, bAytFul2.pri, whole genome shotgun sequence genome:
- the C13H8orf48 gene encoding uncharacterized protein C8orf48 homolog → MATTSADSSGSYEKGQVELSQSSRSSVFDYSEDTFESFSEEEAACCQHESKPPELCCSGEDVESSAVSDGLESMSCLAGQNHTDEQSEVVGSVAVERYFMRKWMDVLKNKEAVIKQGNSVLKTHSEVTELPDEELDALRTFCTDKIRRMHQGLISKQASGVRSRKLQHGFTSKKSETSDLNCTVPGRLMNRIHLKNIRETIKQVTEAQVHRSSQCPDCKKKKAELAEITFLRQKKALVERALLQEKLEEQIYSRDALTLIGETLRSFPKLSEDPRNLWQRLKDKAEGRTELCERPKSSALLEG, encoded by the exons ATGGCTACTACCTCAGCGGATAGTTCTGGTAGCTATGAAAAGGGGCAGGTGGAGTTGAGCCAGAGTTCCAGGAGCTCTGTTTTTGACTACTCAGAAGATACCTTTGAGTCCTTCAGCGAGGAGGaagcagcctgctgccagcatGAGAGCAAACCACCTGAACTGTGTTGTTCTGGAGAGGATGTAGAGTCTTCTGCCGTGTCGGATGGGTTGGAAAGCATGTCATGTCTGGCAGGCCAGAATCACACAG aTGAGCAGTCTGAAGTAGTTGGTTCTGTGGCTGTGGAAAGATATTTCATGAGAAAATGGATGGATGTTCTAAAAAATAAGGAAGCTGTCATTAAGCAAGGCAACTCTGTCCTCAAAACTCATTCTG AAGTTACTGAGTTACCAGATGAAGAACTGGATGCTCTCCGGACCTTTTGCACCGATAAGATCAGAAGGATGCATCAGGGGCTGATCTCTAAGCAGGCAAGTGGTGTCAGGTCAAGGAAGCTGCAGCATGGATTCACGTCAAAGAAATCAGAGACAAGTGACTTGAACTGCACGGTTCCTGGTCGGTTAATGAATAGAATCCACCTGAAGAACATCAGGGAGACCATTAAACAG GTGACAGAAGCTCAAGTGCACCGATCTTCACAGTGCCCTGACTGTAAGAAGAAGAAGGCAGAGCTAGCCGAGATCACCTTTCTCAGACAAAAGAAGGCACTAGTGGAAAGAGCTTTACTCCAGGAAAAATTGGAAGAACAAATTTATTCCAGA gatGCGCTTACGCTTATAGGAGAAACACTCAGAAGCTTTCCCAAACTTTCAGAGGATCCCAGGAACTTATGGCAAAGGCTGAAAGACAAAG CTGAAGGAAGGACTGAGCTCTGTGAACGTCCAAAATCTTCAGCTTTGTTGGAAGGATGA